Genomic segment of Rana temporaria chromosome 12, aRanTem1.1, whole genome shotgun sequence:
TTGCCCATTACAAAATACCACCCCTGCAACAATAGACCGCCAGCAACATCAACCGATTTCCAGCagtcagcaacaactgaccccctgcCAGCCACAATAGaccccctcagcaacaatagacccccacacaaaaatagattccccagcaTATCCCAGTACCCCTTGCCatcacatacattcagtgctgaaggtgccggaactgcgttcccccacgttcccgctgaaaaaaagccctgggcgtCGGGATGTACCAGCACGATGTCTCACAGGTGCTTTTGAAAGGCACCCTGGACAGTGCGGTGGAGGAATGGGTCAGCTTTGTAGGCGTGGATATTAACATCTGCTCTGAAACTCTATTGAGGCATATTGCTGGTTCAAACTCAGTACGGGCAAAGAACATAATTGAATGTCGAGAAAAGAATGGACTGTTTTTGAACAGAGAGCAGCTGAAGTGTGTGAAGGGTCTGTTCATCCGCtggcacccgcaatcacatagggaccaatgtatgtcctgttttcatccgcaaacggatggatgaaaatgcggacatactatccgcacatgtgaaaggggcctagaggaacctatttagaaaataaaaaactaacctttacaacccctttaaatgagtgTTATAACCGGTGTCTTAAATATTGCCTAAGAAACCCATGCCAATGTGCCATGTTTAGGGTATCTTTCCTTACAGTATACCTCTATGACCCTAAAAGTGGGATAGTTATATCCACACTCTTCAAAGGTTTACTATaggccaacgctgtatcctggtctAGGCCAACAAAGCCCAGGGCAgtactttgcagggggcagcacggaaagattccctgccggcttgcgctacactgttggtgtaacgcaagctgcttctaattttgactgtcctatcatcctggaccacaaaccttcctcactgtgctatatgttttatgCTAAACCACTGAcatgttatatcttcttagtcctctccataaaattatcagaaatttgtgcttaaagtagaactataggcaacactttttatttttatttttttcattttggatagacgaAGGGAGGGTtacagcccctgtcagtttattttttaccatccctgtctcactgcagagatttcccttcacttcctgccccatagccaaacaggaagtgagaggaaatgtatgcaaattaagggaatccaatgtcCCCACGCAAACATtttagggtgggtcttaaacagaaaggggtgtggccttgacaggaaggggtgggtcatgtttaaattaggggtgaccgagtttagtcaggcctagggcagcacaaatcctaaatacactactgctatAGGCACCAAAATAACTTTAGCTTAATGAAGCAGATCCCATGTGTTAGGAAGCTTTCTCTACTTCATGTGGGGCCCCTCATGTAGGTTCCTTCTGTCCGGGCTGAATAAAGGTGGGTTCCTTTTTTTTGGGTAACTGTGGCAGCGCACATTTTTgcacatgtataaatatatatgttataAGCAATTGTGtttcttatatattgtttttgtttctttgatAAAGCTGGCTGTTTAAAGTTTGGTGGTCATAGCGTACTCCACTGAGGAAACCAAGTTGGCGAAATATATCGGGATATGACATCTCACCTGACCACCGCTATCAGAATTGGGAACACCAGCGACCCATGCAGTCTATGACATCTGTTTgattaatttgttttgtttttatgtaaatTAGTTACctgatatattttaataaaaatttttttatttattgatgttGACATTGTGATATTTCAGCACCGCTATAATCCATTACCTTCTTTTCCTACATCTCCATATTGGCTATTTTATCCTGCATTTTGCAGTGTGATCTTTAATATCGTTCGGCATTTATTGAAGAAACccgtgttaggccgcgtacacacgatcggtcaaaaccgatgaaaacggactgaatgaTAGTTAGTATGCAAAGGCATTGGTCAAAaggtcagaatcaagtcgatgcatgcttggaagcattgaactttgttttattcgttttacgtcaccgcgttctgacacgatcgtttttttaaccgatggtgtgtaggcacatcagactgtCAGTCGGCGtcgtcagttaaccgatgaaaactgtccttcggaccgttctcgtcggatggactgatcgtgtgtacgcggccttatgtgTTACATGAGTGTCATATAACaagtgtctttaaccacttgacacccacccgccgtcaaatgacggcgggcggaatgctctatagCATAACATTTAACTTTTCTCTGCTCGGTCTCACACACAGCCGCcctgcctcctcctaacccccgcGCCTGTATGACAGAACGCATCCCAGCATTTTTCTCACACACAGCCGCCCCGCCTCTTCATAACCCCGCGCCTGAATGCgagtccaatgctgggatgcgTTCTGTCATACAGGCGCGGGgcttaggaggaggcggggcggctgtgtgtgagaaaaaaaaagttaaatgttaTGCTATTACAGCGGCTATACCGCTCGGTGATACCGCGGTCCTCCTTTACCCCAATGCTCTCTGCGATCGCTGGGAGGACAGCTCCCGATCAACAACGGCCTCCAgcagtgctcgcccccccccccctctcccaggcagcccagctcctcgccggacctcattttccactcgcaaaatgcgagtaggcgagtggaaaatttgaggtctgTGCTAAAGGTTCAATTTACAGAGAACTCAGAGGAGATTACAAACCTCTACAGTGAGAAAATTCTGATGGGAAAATTAAACACTTTTTTCATGGCTGTGGTGTAACTAGGGCTGCCTGGCCTGCATCCATTCAATGGACAGAAACAAAAATGATTCAACGCCTAATGGCAGAGAAACTAAAGGTGTATGGTATGGTCTATAccaggggtagtgaattaaaattcagGGGGTCCGGTCAGAAAAAAATTCTCCTAGCTGAGGACCGAGTGTCACATTGGTGCTTTGACTTCACATGATATCCTCCACATGGCAGCCTCCTGTACACGTCACAGGTCCCTCAtctcagacccccatcacagactggtccccccccccatcacagactggtccccccccccatcacagactggtccccccccccatcacagactggtcccccccatcacagactggtccccccccatcacagactggcccccccatcacagactggcccgcccccatcacagactggtccccccccacatcacagactggcccccccatcacagactggtccccccaacACAGACTGGTCCTTTCTGCCACACTGAGCTCCTCCTGCACGTTCCCCTTGCTGCTAGGGGTGCCTCCTGTACCGTTCTTGCCTATGCCCCAGTTCGGCTGTTTTTGTTTATTCTGATGTAGCCTtaacatatatattttctttttctgtttcaatattttattggattttcaAAAATTGTAACAAGCCGTGGTTTGTCCACGCAGGGGCGACATTGAACAGATAAATAAGGAAGTAGCGCATGAACGCGTAATGAATAACAAATCagcgctgaaaatcatcagcggcacgcagccagtgccaGTACTGCTTTCcgtcccagtgttttaaaatgtacagcacccctggcttctctctagacgtgcacttctcccttcctgccactgggtgctgcttgtatataaaagtgaattagaatgtgattctagagcatccccagtttgctcttccagaGGCCTACTTCTTCttctgctcctcaaggtatgtcactgtttgcttatCTATATtgcaaatagaagttttctgtagagtgtgcccaaagtctttataatatttgatgtttCAATGGggatgccatgtgtaaaatagaggaactttttaaatcacagcccagacctgcagtccaggctgagtgaggcctcagagcacatggcattactgtctgtatttaactgcttgatgggcttattttgggcctggctggttcacatgtatgtgttttggtggcccacatttgcacaggcacagcagcccattcatttgaataaggCTGCCATGCCTgtgattcctggaaaaaaaagaaaagcgcatgtatcatgtaataggctgtgcacatGGCACACCTCTGCCCATCAAGCAATGAAATACatcaccgtctgtccattctgctttatcaccatgtgacttatctgcagttccttcACCGGCAaactttttagatgtttaggtcacgcttttaaaaacacgtttgtgtgcgcaggaactgcaggtaagttgcattgtgcaaaagcagaatggatttcaaggccactgcatttttaaccacttgcttactgggcacatatacccccttcctgcccaggagaaATTTCacctttcggcactgtcacgctttgaataacaattgcgcggtcgtgcgacgtggctcccaaacaaaattggcgtccttttttccccccacaaaatagagctttcttttggtggtatttgatcacctctgcggtttttattttttgtgctataaacaaaataagagcgacaattttgaaaaaaaaaaaacaatggcccagattcaggtacgatttgccccttttttacggaggcacagggcagcgtttttgccctgcgcccccgcaaattatctgcactgcgcgcgattcacggagcagtagctccgtaaattgcgtgtgcgcactttaaaattgccctgcgtaagggcgcctaatgtaaatgatcccgtagggggcgggaatcatttaaattaggcgcgccgagcgtagagcgcatgctccgtcgggaaactttcccgacgtgcattgcggcaaatgacgtcgcaaggacgtcatttgcttccaagtgaacgtgaatggcgtccagcgccattcacgaatcacttacgcaaacgacgtgaaattcaaatttcaagacgcgggaacggcgggtatactttagcattggctgcccctactattagaaggggcagccttacgctaaagacgccgtacggcaCCCCTCCGTTACGGGGCCAATGGCGACCGTTATTCGAGTGTGGGCGACTTCTAGGGCTCGAATGTTGAAGCCCAACACCGTCTCCCCACATACCCCGCTTTGGGgtaaccccctcctcccccacctgaACACGGTCCCTGACCCGGTGGTCTGGGCTCGGCGGGGCGTCCTTACCCTCCGGCATATTATGCCGGGAGGTGTGGTGATGCCCTTTCAGGAGCTGAGCCGGATCTACAAGGTTCCATCCTCCCTTACTTTTAGGTATGCACAACTCAAGCACGCTCTTGCAGCCCAGTTCCCGGAACCGGTTGCGCTCGAGTCGGACTCGATTGAGCGCCTCCTGATTTCGGGTGTCATGGGGAAGCCCCTTTCATCCCTATACCTACGTTTCACGGTAGCATACGACACTACCACGGCAGAGGCCCTGGCCAAATGGAATGCGGACATTCCGGATCTGGACGAGGAGATTTGGGAGGACTgtgtctcttcctttcttccgtctATGATCGCCTCCAGAGACCGATTTATACAATTAAAATTTTTGCACCGGGCCTACTACACTCCGCAGAGATTGGCTAAGATTTATCCCTCCAGGAGCCCCAGGTGCACCAGGTGTTTGGGGGAAACGGGCTCGTTCCTTCACATGGTATGGTCCTGCCCCAAGCTAGCTTCGTATTGGGGGGAGGTGGCGGAGGTCCTCTCGCACCGTTGTGGGGTGGAGCTCGTAAGGGATCCGAAAGTGTTCCTCCTTAGTTACCTGGGCGAGGTTGAGGGTGACAGGTACACCAAACTGGGTATCACCTTTGCTTTGTTCTATGCCAGGAGGGAGATCCTGCTGCGCTGGCGGGGCACTGAGCtccccacagtgtcctcctggcTGGCTACGATTAATAGAGTTCTCCCACTCTATAGGTTGACGTATGAGAGCAGGAACTgtccagccaaatttgaaaaaatctggtCGAAGTGGATTGACTCACCTAACTGATCTGTTGATAACCCCCCTGTGATGGCCCCTGACTGAGGTGTCCCGCGGGtcgctgccccccccctctcctccccccccctctccttccccccctccttctccttcacctccctctccttccccccccctcccctgcccttGTCCTTGTTGTCTCCCCTGCCTTTCTACCTCCCTCCTGCGGTTGGTGCCCCGAGACTGGCACTTGTTTTATTCATGAAGTCTGTCCTGTGAGTTGTGTGGCCGGCCTACTATCCCACCATAGCTATGCTATATATATGCTGATTTACTATGATTGTGTAATCACTCTGCTGCCCTTGTGGCTTGTACTGTCGTTGATTTGTGTGTGTCTTTGTTGTCtgtcttcaaaataaaaaaaattttactgttaaaaaaaaaaaaaaagacgccgtacggaaactccgtaacttgtgtacgcagggcccgcgcaacattgtgaatcggtgttagtatgcaatttgcatactatacactgagcacaatgggagcgtcccctagcggtcatcgcaagaatgcagcctaaaatttgcgtataataagagccttatgccacgcagattttaggctgcagttggcgttacgatgttcctgaatcaggagcattcgtaacgccggagcaagtaagtaattgcgctgtgtaacctatggttacgcaggcgcaattgcttcttgaatctgggccaatattttttactttttgctataataaatatcccattaaaaaatttttttttttttttttcagtttggtccgatacgtattcttctacatatttttggtataaaaaaataattaaaagactTCTGCTGAATTTCAATTGTTATACGATTGCCATCGGGAACAGAACAGGATGCCGAGAAACTGTGCGCTACTTTGCTGACCTGATTCAGAGGAGATTTTTTGCACCCCTTAATGTTGCCTACTGCATTACCAATGAAGCGGGTGCATCCATCTATAGCGTTAGTCCAGATGCTGCCAAGGAGATGCCAGACCTAGATCCCGATCTGAGGAGTGCAGTTTCCATAGCGAGACGTGTACAAGATCCATTAGCTGAGCTTGTGAAAGTTGAGCCTAAACACATTGGCGTCGGGATGTACCAGCACGATGTCTCACAGGTGCTTTTGAAAGGCACCCTGGACAGTGCGGTGGAGGAATGTGTCAGCTTTGTAGGGGTGGATATTAACATCTGCTCTGAAACTCTATTGAGGCATATTGCTGGTTCAAACTCAGTACGGGCAAAGAACATAATTGAATATCGAGAAAAGAATGGACCGTTTTTGAACAGAGAGCAGCTGAAGTGTGTGAAGGGTCTGGGTCCAAAGACCTTCCAGCAATgcgtggtatgaaaaaaaaaaaattaaattaaaagacTTCTGCTGAATTTCAATTGTAATACGATTGCCATCGGGAACGGAACAGGATGCCGAGAAACTGTGCGCTACTTTGCTGACCTGATTCAGAGGAGATTTTTTGCACCCCTTAATGTTGCCTACTGCATTACCAATGAAGCGGGTGCATCCATCTATAGCGTTAGTCCAGATGCTGCCAAGGAGATGCCAGACCTAGATCCCGATCTGAGGAGTGCAGTTTTCATAGCGAGACGTGTACAAGATCCATTAGCTGAGCTTGTGAAAGTTGAGCCTAAACACATTGGCGTCGGGATGTACCAGCACGATGTCTCACAGGTGTTTTTGAAAGGCACCCTGGACAGTGCGGTGGAGGAATGGGTCAGCTTTGTAGGGGTGGATATTAACATCTGCTCTGAAACTCTATTGAGGCATATTGCTGGTTCAAACTCAGTACGGGCAAAGAACATAATTGAATGTTGAGAAAAGAATGGACCGTTTTTGAACAGAGAGCAGCTGAAGTGTGTGAAGGGTCTGGGTCCAAAGACCTTCCAGCAATGCGTCGGATTTATACGAATTAACCAGGAACAGGGACCGAAGAGCAGATGAGAActcaaatatttctggaccctGTGCACAATCATCCCACATCGCTGCTCCCaaacagggcaaaaaaaatttgcaaaatctGCACTCAATGTTCCAGCCAAGCCAAATCCACTGGATCAGACTTGTATTCATCCTGAGTCGTACAGCATAGCAGCAAGGTTATTGAGTCTCGTAAGTGGAAGTGCTGAAGACATCGGATCAGAAAAAGGGGCAAATTAATGAGTTCGTCCAAAGAGAAGGAGTTGATAAATGATCTGAGAAGTTGAAGACGACTGTGCTCACATTGCAGCTAATTATAGACGGTCTCTGCCAACCTGAAGGCTATGACATTCATACAGCATTTGATAAATCGGATTTCAAGACCAATATCATCAGCATGGAAGACCTGAAGATTGGAACTATTCTCACTGGGAAGGTTGAAAGTGCCACATTATTTGGAGTTTTTGTGGACGTTGGTGTAGGAAAAGCTGGGCTAATCCCTATGCAATATATAACCAAGGATAAACTCTGCAAGGAGAAAAGACAGAGAAGTCTTGGGCTTGGACCTGGAGAGCGTGTGGAGGTTCGAGTTCTAAGTGTTGATGCTCGACAGTCAAGAATTGCACTTGAACTTTTGCGTGTTTTAAAATGAGGTTTGGCGGACTCAGTAGATGCACTCAGTTCTGTTTTTAAATAtgaagtgcctttttttttgtatccccaGCCCGGGAATAAATTGCCGTGGCCTTTtaccaggatcgcggcgagctgcgggcaggatgttttaggcgaggcttcGGCCTTGTCCGTGGATCGCCGGTCCTAagtttttaggtgaggccgcggctttggcctagtccgcggccttttcccaggatcgcggcggactagaccgaagccgcggcctcgcctaaaacatcttGCCCGCAACTCGCCGCAATGCTGTGATgccgctcgcggccttttcccaggatcgcggcgagcaggATGTTTTAAgcgaggcttcggcctagtccgcgagcGGCATCCTGATCAAAGTCACCACACACTTTTACAGAGGCTTTTTCCAGATCTGCCAGGCTGAAGAGAAAAGTTGCTTTACGCCCCAGTTGCATGAAGATGGGagtatgaaaataaataatacattttctatACACACACTCTAACCTATTGGCCACCCATTGTTCTTGGTGTGAGATGCACCATTAGATATTTGTGTTGCATTGTTGTCTTTTATTCTAATGCAGGCAGCGTTTCTATGGAATCACAGTAAAATCAATCAGGACCTGACACtagaagaacggagggggactaATGGGGACTAAGGAAAAAGGTTGGGACCTGACACTAGGCCAGTCGGCTGTCTGTTTCTTTCAAGATAGAggtatatctgttttttttttcttttgtatatatttacCTTTTAAAATTGCTTGGCTATGTTTATTGGTCACATGATCTGTGACCAATGAATATCCATAAGTAGGGTGATAAATATACATCACTTAGGGAGGCACTTTATATAACAGGAATTTTTaggtgttttttctttcttcttttagtTATTGGGTTTGGAATGCACTTTTACAGAGAcattttccagatttttttttttgaagaacccATGTACGGGAAAGAAGCTGAAGGTGAGCAAATAGTTTACAATAAGCTCCATTGTTGACCTTTtgagacttttttattttatttaatcttGCCTCGGATTATCCTGAACGCGCTAAGCAGCTCAATCCTTTTCTTCCAGAAACATCCTGAGTTTCCCAAGAAGCCCCTGACCTCCTACTTCCGCTTCTTTATGCAGAAGAGAGCAAATTATGCCAAGCTGCATCCAGAGATGAGCAACTTGGACCTCACCAAGATcctttctaaaaaatataaagagTTGCCAGAGAAGAAAAAGGTAACGTAACACAACATTTGGTTTGAATGGGTTGACCCTTAAAAGTGAGATATATGGCAGACCTAAACACATATGGACGGTTATACATActtttaggccgggtacacacgggcaaacatgtacgatgaaaccggtccgtcggaccgttttcaccgtacatgtctgcccggggacttctgtacgatggctgtactaaccatcgtacagaagtccgcgcgtaaacaatacgcgtggcgtgtccgcgccatcgccgcgccgatgacgtgggcgggcctgccttttaaatgcttccacgcatgcgtcaaagtctttagacgcatgcgagggacggtgggcactcggacatgtacggtaggtctgtacagacgaccatacatgtccgagcgggcaggattccagcggacggttttaaaacaagtccaggaatatttgcccgctgggaaaaggcccggcgggcaaatgtttgctggaattctgcccgctcgcgcctacacacgaccgaacatgtatgctgaaactggtccgcgatttttatttaaatttttttttttaccaaaaatatgtagaagaatacgttttggcaAAAGGgggaataaatatttttatatatatttttattattaataaacgtgaacaagccaaaggtcaagggtcacaagcaggcagggatagtcgagaacatgccaaaggtcagggtcataaGCAAGCGGGGATGGTCGGGAACACGCCAAGATCGGGAACACGCCAAGATCGGTAACAGAGACAAACATAAAGCACACAGCAAgcaggaaaccaaacacacaatagttgaacggcaaggcaggcttggagaaCACGGTGTTAAATAGTGGTTCCTGTTGAGGCGAGGGTGGAGCCACACTGAGGGAAGATTACTTTACCATGCAGGTGTGAGGAGGCAAACCCTAAGGCTGATTCACAGACAAGGTAAGAGACAGACAGGTCATGAAGGTATTACTGCAAGGTCATGACAAGTACCCATTTAAATGATCACTGAACTATATCTACATCACCACTTTTTAGTGctttgttccataggaaacctaccttgttaaatggactgtagtgcaaatcttcaaAAAGCACTCTAAATGCatcggtgtgaatccagccttacacaCACACTGCTTGTATTCATTAACAGTAGAATTCGGCTTCTTGGAATTGGAGCGTCGGCAGAACACCCTCTCAGCCCtgcttcacacctatgcattttttttggtgcgttttaagTTTTGCAAAAGCACactactacagtccatttaacatggtttcctgtaGTAGttgacatctgtgcattttatggaaagggccatggattttttttctgttttttggttacCTATAATTAAATTGATCAAAATAAGCATGTATTTAAAAGCGCAAAATGCACCTGCCATATGAAAACTGTAACCTGCATAGCAGGTTTGAATCAGGCCTTAGCGAATGAATGCCTAGATATCACAACATTTACACCTGCCTTTGAGAGATCAAAGACCTGAAACCGTGTGTGGGCCAGGTTTTGGTAGataaaaaatgtgtcaagtgattTTCACATTTCCAGTGGGATGTTTCCAGCGCACTCTTGCAACAGCGAACAAATGCTGCAGCCTGTAGTGAATAGTGGGTGTATACtttttatatacaaaaataaattaatcTCATGAACACTAAATACAcatattaagttaaaaaaaacgatttagaCATGGGAAAATTAAGGTATACCAAGTTCAGGAAAGCAAACTCTAAATTCGAAATAATTTCTTCATAGGATATGGATATCAGAATGTTTTTCAGCAAAAAAGGGGCATCGGGAAAAGCTGAGCCTGAGTCTCAGGAAGAAGCCGTGAGTACCGATCAAATTTCAGAATGTGAGGACAGTATTTTACTTGCAGAGGAAGGCACTAGTACCACAACAGATACAGAAGTGGGTGATGGGTCCATTGATATGActgcagcagtgttgccaaccgttcgtattcttacggacagttcgtaaaaacgggcacttttttcccccgttcgtaaatgtccatggttgcgggaatgtgccagtaaaaatagtcgagatcggttcggcttggaactgcgcatggagattggaggcagggggtgatggtggctgcggtggcaccacagaggggaatggaggcagggggtgatggtggctgcggtggcaccacagaggggaatggaggcagggggtgatggtggctgcggtggcaccgcagaggggaatggaggcagggggtgttagtggcaccgcATAGGGgggtggtggcaccacagagcgtgggggggtggaggcagggggagattgtggcactgcagaagggggtgaaggcagggggtgttggaggcaggggttgttggcactgcagagggggatggaggcagggggagattggagaccgggggcctgggggagattggaggcaggggggtgaaggcagggggtgttggtggcagagggggatgtgactaaataatattcccttatattgaaaataacaaatattttttttacctaaatatctaccttaaatcacattgctatttgcctagcgtacttgtttgtagcctaaatactgaaatttgcacctaaaaattaaatttagtaacttttgtgaaatgccagtaaaaatgtgggtgcgccagtaaatttcgggtgtcgtgccagtaaatttcaatctggtaggttggcaacactggactgCAG
This window contains:
- the LOC120918935 gene encoding S1 RNA-binding domain-containing protein 1-like → MPDLDPDLRSAVSIARRVQDPLAELVKIEPKHIGVGMYQHDVSQVLLKGTLDSAVEEWVSFVGVDINICSETLLRHIAGSNSVRAKNIIECREKNGLFLNREQLKCVKGLGPKTFQQCVV